In one Lolium rigidum isolate FL_2022 chromosome 3, APGP_CSIRO_Lrig_0.1, whole genome shotgun sequence genomic region, the following are encoded:
- the LOC124695202 gene encoding UDP-glycosyltransferase TURAN-like, which yields MAEEAGRRKRAAVVVLGDIGRSPRMQYHSLSLANQAGMEVDIVANGGSDPHLSLRENPSIHVHEMKSVQLSGISKISGALALLLKAAIQFIMLIWFLGFKIPRPDVFLVQNPPSVPTLAAVKLVSWLRGSKFIVDWHNFGYTLLGLSHGRSHIIVKIYFWIEKHFGRMADGAFCVTKAMQHELAQNWGIKATVLYDHSPAFFHPTSLTEKHELFCRLGNSICSAMGSADCISVEKEVEDKSTSVVTSKIDGEISLKPNRPAVVVSSTSWTPDEDFSILLEAALMYDRRVAATLGEEDSMDEGQLWIDIKNGKQFDYPRLLFIITGKGPDRKKYEERIKRLNLRRVAFRTMWLASEDYPLLLGSADLGVSLHTSSSGLDLPMKVVDMFGCGLPVCAASFSCIEELVKVNRNGLLFSTSSELADELMMLFKGFPEECDTLNPLKDGALSTGSSSKWSTEWEACALPLVNQVRAQTWLTKDTELYVYQRKMYQELFELR from the exons ATGGCGGAGGAGGCGGGAAGGAGGAAgcgcgcggcggtggtggtgctggGCGACATCGGCCGCAGCCCGCGGATGCAGTACCACTCCCTCTCCCTCGCCAACCAG GCTGGTATGGAAGTGGACATTGTTGCGAACGGAG GAAGTGATCCCCATTTATCATTGAGAGAGAATCCATCGATTCATGTCCACGAGATG AAATCAGTGCAGCTATCAGGGATTTCTAAGATATCTGGTGCCCTGGCACTGCTTCTTAAAGCTGCCATCCAGTTTATCATGCTGATTTGGTTCCTTGGCTTTAAGATTCCCCGCCCTGATGTCTTTCTTGTTCAG AATCCACCTTCAGTTCCAACATTAGCTGCTGTAAAACTGGTTAGCTGGCTAAGAGGTTCTAAATTTATTGTGGATTGGCATAACTTTGGATATACATTGCTCGGATTGTCTCATGGCAGAAGTCATATAATAGTCAAAATCTATTTCTG GATCGAGAAGCACTTCGGACGGATGGCGGATGGTGCCTTTTGTGTTACAAAAGCAATGCAGCATGAGCTTGCTCAAAATTGGGGGATCAA AGCAACAGTGCTTTATGATCATTCTCCTGCATTTTTCCATCCCACTTCCTTGACAGAGAAACATGAG TTGTTCTGCAGGTTGGGTAATTCCATTTGTAGTGCTATGGGCAGTGCGGATTGCATCTCTGTTG aaaaagaagttgAAGACAAAAGCACTAGTGTAGTTACTAGTAAGATTGACGGTGAAATTTCCTTGAAGCCTAATAGACCTGCAGTTGTTGTGAGCAGCACAAGCTG GACACCAGATGAAGATTTCAGCATTCTTCTGGAAGCAGCACTGATGTATGATAGACGTGTTGCTGCAACATTAGGCGAAGAGGATTCAATGGATGAGGGGCAACTTTGGATTGATATCAAGAATGGGAAGCAATTTGATTACCCAAGATTGCTTTTCATTATAACAG GTAAAGGGCCTGACAGAAAGAAATATGAGGAGCGAATAAAAAGGTTGAATCTCAGACGTGTGGCCTTCCGAACTATGTGGCTTGCATCAGAGGACTATCCTCTATTGCTAG GATCGGCTGATCTAGGTGTATCATTGCATACATCCTCGTCAGGGCTTGACCTACCTATGAAG GTGGTTGATATGTTTGGATGTGGATTACCAGTTtgcgctgcttcattctcctg CATCGAGGAGCTTGTAAAAGTAAACAGAAATGGACTTCTTTTCTCAACATCTTCAGAGCTAGCAGATGAACTTATG ATGCTCTTTAAGGGTTTTCCGGAGGAATGTGACACCTTGAATCCCCTTAAGGATGGTGCCTTGAGTACAGGGTCATCTTCTAAATGGTCAACAGAATGGGAGGCTTGTGCACTTCCTTTGGTAAACCAGGTGAGAGCTCAAACCTGGCTCACTAAAGAT
- the LOC124697610 gene encoding uncharacterized protein LOC124697610, which translates to MSYDQMLSPLLEGRSSSAWTSSSQLLGLGGDAVTRQILKCTRWQLEETTDFVTCPYHYYCDSSYPGDYHSAVGALVAAFAAYCFAAALAFTVLDLVRSGAAGVRGIKRKYLVPSGPFLLPLVLLALAKGQRVNAVFPLAQLGPALLLLLQASALAFRNEADGDIRYAVLEASTVSGVLHASLYLDAVVLPYYTGLEALRWSRFSGECASCLCRMEPLVVGGTAMRYRGLSKTALAIIFALCSRMVCRIYGEERLSAWTRSALEGVGWVFVAADAVYLVGWVSAEGGAVGVAAYGMVAGLVFLCVFGKVYRFLAWAESRQSQWKSSLCCHSSNV; encoded by the coding sequence ATGTCGTATGATCAGATGCTGTCGCCGCTTCTGGAGGGCCGGTCGTCGTCGGCGTGGACGTCCTCCTCCCAGCTGCTGGGCCTGGGCGGCGACGCGGTGACGAGGCAGATACTCAAGTGCACGCGGTGGCAGCTGGAGGAGACCACGGACTTCGTCACCTGCCCCTACCACTACTACTGCGACAGCTCCTACCCCGGCGACTACCACTCCGCCGTGGGCGCGCTGGTCGCCGCCTTCGCCGCCTACTGCTTCGCCGCCGCGCTGGCCTTCACGGTCCTGGACCTCGTCCGGAGCGGGGCCGCCGGCGTGAGAGGGATCAAGCGCAAGTACCTGGTACCCTCGGGCCCGTTCCTGCTCCCGCTGGTGCTCCTGGCGCTCGCCAAGGGGCAGCGCGTGAACGCCGTGTTCCCGCTGGCGCAGCTGGGCCcggcattgctgctgctgctgcaggcgTCGGCGCTGGCGTTCCGGAACGAGGCCGACGGCGACATCCGGTACGCGGTGCTGGAGGCCTCCACGGTGTCCGGGGTGCTGCACGCCAGCCTCTACCTGGACGCCGTGGTGCTGCCCTACTACACGGGGCTGGAGGCGCTCCGGTGGTCGCGGTTCTCCGGCGAGTGCGCGTCCTGCCTCTGCCGGATGGAgccgctggtggtgggcggcacgGCGATGCGGTACCGGGGGCTGTCCAAGACGGCGCTGGCCATCATCTTCGCGCTCTGCTCCCGGATGGTGTGCCGGATCTACGGCGAGGAGCGGCTCAGCGCGTGGACAAGGTCCGCGCTGGAGGGCGTCGGGTGGGTCTTCGTGGCCGCCGACGCCGTGTACCTCGTCGGGTGGGTGTCGGCAGAGGGCGGCGCCGTCGGGGTGGCGGCCTACGGCATGGTCGCCGGCCTCGTCTTCCTCTGCGTCTTCGGCAAGGTGTACAGATTCTTGGCGTGGGCCGAGTCGCGGCAGTCGCAGTGGAAATCCAGCCTCTGCTGCCACAGCAGCAACGTTTGA